The following are from one region of the Rosettibacter firmus genome:
- a CDS encoding AI-2E family transporter — MKKLKLMKKITPDSTIKFFVSVIGLFIIFFTLKELRHIFIPFVIAYLLFFVYEPMNNYLKLKKIPLSILIIMNLLITLGFFFGITQIVLNAFLQFGENISAYVDKLSHIIRTVSRSLGIRDPLLTNFTMSKFLRTLNYTDIASGILSSTIDIFTNLFLILFFFIFISSGHDKIVEAIRLRYVEKNVKTTIKKLKKELKQKQELLDNPDQSIDEQLATLTIQREMKLRKTFKDITEQIQKYILTKFFISILLGILVGTILWLFGVEFYIVWATLSVLLHFIPNIGSIIAVVLPSLMTLIQYESTGYSLLVAATIIIVHNIIGNIIEPQIFGSRLGLNPLVILLSLMLWGYLWGIVGMFLSVPITAVLKIIISNSNSKNMRFITNLMSN, encoded by the coding sequence ATGAAAAAACTTAAGCTCATGAAAAAGATAACCCCCGATTCGACAATTAAATTTTTTGTCTCTGTAATAGGGCTTTTTATAATCTTTTTCACACTTAAAGAATTACGCCATATTTTTATTCCCTTTGTAATTGCATATCTCTTATTCTTTGTTTATGAACCAATGAATAATTATCTAAAGCTCAAAAAGATCCCGTTAAGCATTCTTATAATTATGAACTTATTAATTACATTAGGATTTTTCTTTGGGATTACTCAAATTGTACTTAATGCATTTCTTCAATTTGGCGAAAATATCTCTGCGTATGTAGATAAACTAAGCCACATTATTCGAACAGTATCAAGATCACTTGGAATAAGAGACCCACTTCTAACAAATTTTACCATGAGCAAATTTTTAAGAACATTAAACTATACCGATATTGCAAGTGGAATTCTTTCATCTACAATTGATATTTTCACAAATCTATTTCTTATTCTTTTCTTCTTTATCTTCATTAGCAGTGGTCACGATAAAATTGTAGAAGCTATTAGACTTCGTTATGTTGAAAAAAATGTTAAAACCACAATTAAAAAACTAAAAAAAGAATTAAAGCAAAAACAAGAATTGCTCGATAATCCCGATCAATCAATAGATGAACAGCTTGCAACTCTAACCATTCAAAGAGAAATGAAATTACGAAAAACTTTTAAAGACATCACAGAACAAATTCAAAAATATATTCTCACAAAATTTTTTATTAGCATATTACTTGGAATTCTGGTGGGCACAATTCTCTGGTTGTTCGGAGTTGAATTTTATATTGTCTGGGCTACTCTATCGGTATTACTTCATTTTATACCAAATATTGGTTCAATAATTGCTGTTGTACTGCCTTCATTAATGACATTAATTCAATATGAATCAACTGGTTATTCACTTCTTGTTGCAGCAACAATTATTATTGTGCATAACATAATTGGAAACATAATTGAACCACAAATTTTTGGTAGTAGATTAGGTTTAAATCCACTTGTTATTCTTTTATCGTTAATGCTCTGGGGCTATTTATGGGGCATAGTTGGAATGTTTCTATCTGTTCCTATTACTGCTGTATTAAAAATAATAATATCTAATTCGAACTCTAAAA
- a CDS encoding outer membrane beta-barrel family protein, with the protein MKKFLFILFFLLSFIQIFSQPRQPGSATIEGYVFDESSSVPMEFANIVLFRASDSTQVTGTVTNSKGYFILENIRGGNYYLRVSFIGFENKFIDKIQVRGPAKIDLGKIYLKPKTIQTGDVVVSGERAQISYQIDKKVINVAESFSSVSGTAVDVLENVPSITVDVEGNVSLRGSGSFTVLIDGKPSILEGSEALQQIPASAIESIEIITNPSAKYDPEGTAGIINIVMKKNKNIGISGILNLNGGLRNKYGGEAVSNFKNEDFQAEIGIDYNNRNFYMNTLEQNWNDDGNKITYYNSNGRFDRKMNFFGLRGSVTFDLGNKNNLTLGGRFGGRDFGGNSNLNYSEWNSLSEIKSNYISKTEDSRSGDFYSLFANYNHPFEDKGHEISAEIFFSSRKSNDESTNKLFEIEDIIKGKQTTEEEPENNLRTKIDYTLPLGQNSKFEAGYQGQIEISSENYKLYDYNPNTNQFEFVPQFSNKSDFYSNELAFYSLYSSKISTLGYQLGLRTEYTGREVKIPETNQLFKVDRWDFFPTIHLSYEIMPGHQVMSSYTRRINRPRGWEFEPFLTWMDAYNVRMGNPALLPELIDSYELSYQALLGRTVFSLDVYYRVTNNKIEHIRSVYSENVALQTVDNIGKDYSLGTELFLNFDLIKNWNINLMGNLYNYKIEGVLNNLPFSRNSFNWNLRFNNNIKLFSTTQLQLNLMYNSPTVSSQGKREGFVSTNIGIRQDLLGKMLTATLQIRDLFGASKFKSENSSYNFYNYRSAEREWPIVMLNLRFNFNNYKNDRRNQERQNDMEVEPEFEN; encoded by the coding sequence ATGAAAAAATTTCTTTTTATCCTGTTCTTTCTTCTGTCTTTTATTCAAATTTTCTCTCAACCCCGTCAACCTGGTAGTGCAACAATTGAAGGATACGTCTTTGATGAATCTTCTTCGGTTCCAATGGAATTTGCTAATATTGTTCTATTTAGAGCTTCTGATAGTACTCAGGTAACCGGTACTGTAACAAATTCAAAAGGTTATTTTATTCTGGAAAACATACGTGGTGGAAATTATTATTTACGAGTAAGTTTCATTGGTTTTGAAAATAAATTCATTGACAAAATTCAAGTAAGAGGTCCAGCAAAAATAGACCTTGGCAAAATTTATTTAAAACCAAAAACAATTCAAACTGGTGATGTAGTTGTAAGCGGTGAACGAGCTCAAATTTCTTACCAGATAGATAAAAAAGTAATAAATGTAGCAGAAAGTTTTTCATCTGTTTCGGGAACAGCAGTAGACGTTCTTGAAAATGTTCCTTCGATAACTGTTGATGTAGAAGGGAATGTTAGTTTACGTGGAAGTGGAAGTTTTACAGTTTTAATTGACGGCAAACCTTCAATTCTTGAGGGAAGTGAAGCACTTCAACAAATACCTGCAAGTGCAATTGAAAGCATAGAAATTATAACAAATCCTTCCGCAAAATATGATCCAGAAGGAACTGCTGGGATTATTAATATAGTTATGAAAAAAAATAAAAACATTGGTATAAGTGGAATACTTAACTTAAATGGTGGCTTAAGAAATAAATATGGCGGCGAAGCAGTATCAAATTTTAAGAATGAAGATTTCCAGGCAGAGATTGGTATTGATTATAACAATAGAAATTTCTATATGAATACTCTCGAACAAAACTGGAATGATGATGGAAATAAAATAACTTATTATAACTCAAATGGACGGTTCGATAGAAAAATGAACTTCTTTGGTTTGAGAGGTTCAGTTACTTTTGATTTAGGAAATAAAAACAATCTAACTTTAGGTGGAAGATTTGGCGGAAGAGATTTCGGTGGTAATTCTAATCTCAACTATAGTGAATGGAATTCTTTAAGCGAAATAAAATCAAATTATATAAGTAAAACAGAAGATTCTCGTTCAGGAGATTTTTATTCTTTATTTGCAAATTATAATCATCCATTCGAAGATAAAGGACACGAAATTTCTGCTGAGATCTTTTTCAGCTCAAGAAAATCTAATGATGAATCAACAAACAAACTTTTTGAAATTGAAGATATTATAAAAGGAAAACAAACTACAGAAGAAGAACCAGAAAATAATTTAAGAACAAAAATTGATTACACACTCCCGCTTGGACAGAACAGTAAATTCGAAGCTGGTTATCAGGGACAAATTGAAATATCCAGCGAAAATTATAAATTATACGATTACAATCCTAACACCAATCAATTTGAATTTGTACCCCAATTCAGTAATAAATCAGATTTTTATTCTAATGAACTTGCTTTTTATTCTCTTTACTCAAGTAAAATTTCGACATTAGGTTATCAACTTGGATTAAGAACTGAATATACTGGTAGAGAAGTTAAAATACCAGAAACAAATCAATTGTTTAAGGTTGATAGATGGGATTTCTTTCCAACAATTCATCTCTCTTATGAAATTATGCCAGGTCATCAAGTAATGTCCAGCTATACAAGAAGAATTAATCGTCCACGTGGATGGGAATTTGAACCATTTTTAACCTGGATGGATGCATATAATGTAAGAATGGGAAATCCTGCTCTTCTTCCTGAATTAATTGATTCATACGAACTTAGTTATCAGGCTTTATTAGGTAGAACAGTTTTTTCACTTGATGTTTATTATAGAGTTACAAATAACAAAATCGAACATATTAGATCTGTTTACTCAGAAAATGTTGCATTACAAACAGTGGATAATATTGGAAAAGATTATTCACTTGGTACAGAACTATTCCTAAATTTTGATTTAATTAAAAACTGGAATATTAATTTGATGGGCAACTTATATAATTACAAAATCGAAGGTGTATTAAACAATCTGCCATTTTCGAGAAATAGTTTTAACTGGAATTTGAGATTTAATAATAATATAAAACTTTTCAGCACAACACAACTTCAACTTAATCTTATGTATAATAGTCCAACAGTTTCTTCGCAGGGAAAAAGAGAAGGTTTTGTATCTACAAATATTGGAATACGACAGGATTTACTTGGCAAAATGTTAACTGCAACTCTTCAGATTCGAGATTTATTTGGTGCATCAAAATTCAAATCAGAAAATTCTTCATACAATTTTTACAACTATCGCTCTGCTGAACGTGAATGGCCAATTGTAATGCTGAATTTGAGATTCAATTTTAATAATTATAAAAACGACAGACGAAATCAAGAACGCCAGAATGATATGGAAGTAGAACCAGAATTCGAAAATTAA
- a CDS encoding PTS sugar transporter subunit IIA, whose amino-acid sequence MELKIKDIVKLLNVSEKTVYRWIKENKIPCYKINHQYRFNRAEINEWILSNKIELLPSLINISLNQNNLSSLLEKGGVYYDIEGDTVSDVLRNAVNVINIPQNLSRENILSALLKREELMPTAIGKGIAIPHPRNPIITDLNSARVSICYLKNPVDFGSLDNEPVHTLFVLLTASPKMHLEVLSKVSYLCHTEVFLKMLKDRSPYESLLEFIRMKEKEWQSREAKV is encoded by the coding sequence ATGGAATTAAAAATAAAAGATATAGTTAAACTTCTTAATGTTTCTGAGAAAACTGTTTATAGATGGATAAAAGAGAATAAAATTCCCTGCTATAAAATTAATCACCAGTATCGATTTAATCGTGCTGAAATAAACGAATGGATATTAAGTAATAAAATTGAACTTTTACCTTCGCTTATAAATATTTCATTAAATCAAAATAACTTAAGTTCGCTTCTTGAAAAAGGTGGTGTTTATTATGACATAGAAGGTGATACAGTAAGTGATGTTTTAAGAAATGCTGTAAATGTTATTAATATCCCCCAGAATTTATCAAGAGAAAATATATTATCTGCATTATTGAAAAGAGAAGAATTAATGCCAACCGCAATTGGAAAAGGAATAGCAATACCTCATCCAAGAAATCCAATAATAACAGATTTGAATAGTGCAAGGGTTTCAATTTGTTATTTAAAAAATCCAGTTGATTTTGGCTCATTAGATAATGAACCAGTTCATACTTTATTTGTTTTACTTACTGCAAGTCCCAAAATGCATTTAGAGGTATTGTCTAAAGTATCGTATTTATGTCATACAGAAGTCTTTTTAAAAATGCTAAAAGATCGCTCGCCTTATGAAAGCCTGCTTGAGTTTATTAGAATGAAAGAAAAAGAATGGCAATCAAGGGAGGCTAAAGTTTAA